One Methylobacterium sp. AMS5 genomic region harbors:
- the ftsZ gene encoding cell division protein FtsZ codes for MAISLQAPDIRELKPRITVFGVGGAGGNAVNNMIESGLLGCEFVVANTDAQALTSSKAERVIQMGIGVTQGLGAGSHPEVGSAAAEEVIDEIRDQLSGAHMAFITAGMGGGTGTGAAPVIARAARDMGILTVGVVTKPFQFEGMRRMRTAEAGIQELQAAVDTLIVIPNQNLFRVANEKTTFADAFAMADQVLYSGVACITDLMVKEGLINLDFADVRAIMRGMGKAMMGTGEASGENRANRAAEAAIANPLLDDVSMKGARGLLISITGGSDLTLYELDEAATRIREEVDSDANIILGATFDESLDGIIRVSVVATGIEPALISADSPNNPEIAQTEQRIAEVAERLRSEARARASAALSPASTHQPAQQSGHQPSHRPGPEPLLAPNAGPRAMLSEPVAPEPMRAEPAPAMHHHDVVLTQAPARAAVPAYEPPAPAQLQEPAQAANGPYVPPRPQLARPPRMPQISDLPPHTQAQILKSRGEEPQPEPNQDSKRMTLLRRLATVGFGGRREEAEAAPVPAPRAAAPAPVAAPRVEPALRAPAPQAPQYRPAQGNLDAQGRALPPRMMEDDQLEIPAFLRRQAN; via the coding sequence ATGGCCATCTCTCTTCAGGCTCCGGACATCCGGGAACTCAAGCCCCGCATCACGGTGTTCGGCGTCGGCGGCGCGGGCGGTAACGCCGTCAACAACATGATCGAGTCGGGGCTGCTCGGCTGCGAGTTCGTCGTGGCCAACACCGACGCCCAGGCGCTCACCTCCTCGAAGGCCGAGCGCGTGATCCAGATGGGCATCGGCGTGACCCAGGGCCTCGGCGCCGGCTCGCACCCCGAGGTCGGCTCGGCAGCCGCCGAGGAGGTGATCGACGAGATCCGCGATCAGCTCTCGGGCGCGCACATGGCCTTCATCACCGCCGGCATGGGCGGCGGCACCGGCACCGGCGCGGCCCCGGTCATCGCCCGCGCGGCGCGTGACATGGGCATCCTGACGGTCGGCGTCGTGACCAAGCCGTTCCAGTTCGAGGGCATGCGCCGGATGCGCACGGCCGAGGCCGGCATCCAGGAGCTTCAGGCGGCGGTCGATACCCTGATCGTCATCCCGAACCAGAACCTGTTCCGGGTCGCCAACGAGAAGACCACCTTCGCCGACGCCTTCGCCATGGCCGACCAAGTGCTCTACTCGGGTGTCGCCTGCATCACCGACCTCATGGTCAAGGAAGGCCTGATCAACCTCGACTTCGCCGACGTGCGCGCGATCATGCGCGGCATGGGCAAGGCGATGATGGGCACCGGCGAGGCCTCCGGCGAGAACCGCGCCAACCGCGCGGCGGAAGCGGCGATCGCCAACCCGCTCCTCGACGACGTCTCGATGAAGGGTGCCCGCGGCCTGCTGATCTCGATCACCGGCGGCTCCGACCTGACCCTCTACGAACTCGACGAAGCCGCCACCCGCATCCGCGAGGAGGTCGATTCCGACGCCAACATCATCCTCGGCGCCACCTTCGACGAAAGCCTCGACGGCATCATCCGCGTCTCGGTGGTCGCCACCGGCATCGAGCCGGCGCTGATCTCGGCCGATTCCCCGAACAACCCGGAAATCGCCCAGACCGAGCAGCGCATCGCCGAGGTCGCCGAGCGTCTGCGCTCCGAGGCCCGCGCCCGCGCCTCCGCCGCCCTGAGCCCCGCCTCGACGCATCAGCCGGCACAGCAGAGCGGCCATCAGCCGTCCCACCGCCCCGGCCCCGAGCCGCTGCTCGCCCCGAACGCGGGCCCGCGGGCCATGCTGTCGGAGCCGGTGGCTCCGGAGCCGATGCGCGCCGAACCCGCCCCGGCGATGCACCACCATGATGTCGTGCTGACCCAGGCGCCGGCCCGCGCCGCCGTCCCGGCCTACGAGCCGCCGGCCCCCGCCCAGCTCCAGGAGCCCGCTCAGGCCGCGAACGGCCCCTACGTGCCGCCGCGTCCGCAGCTCGCCCGCCCGCCGCGGATGCCGCAGATCTCGGACCTGCCGCCCCACACCCAGGCGCAGATCCTCAAGAGCCGCGGCGAGGAGCCCCAGCCGGAGCCGAACCAGGATTCCAAGCGCATGACCCTGCTGCGCCGGCTCGCCACGGTCGGTTTCGGCGGTCGCCGCGAGGAGGCCGAGGCTGCTCCGGTGCCGGCGCCCCGCGCCGCCGCTCCGGCTCCGGTCGCCGCGCCCCGCGTCGAGCCGGCCCTGCGGGCGCCCGCGCCCCAGGCGCCGCAGTACCGCCCCGCTCAAGGCAATCTGGACGCGCAGGGCCGTGCCCTGCCGCCGCGGATGATGGAAGACGACCAGCTCGAAATCCCGGCCTTCCTTCGCCGCCAAGCGAACTGA